A window of the Mus pahari chromosome 1, PAHARI_EIJ_v1.1, whole genome shotgun sequence genome harbors these coding sequences:
- the Fen1 gene encoding flap endonuclease 1 isoform X2, with amino-acid sequence MGIQGLAKLIADVAPSAIRENDIKSYFGRKVAIDASMSIYQFLIAVRQGGDVLQNEEGETTSHLMGMFYRTIRMMENGIKPVYVFDGKPPQLKSGELAKRSERRAEAEKQLQQAQEAGMEEEVEKFTKRLVKVTKQHNDECKHLLSLMGIPYLDAPSEAEASCAALAKAGKVYAAATEDMDCLTFGSPVLMRHLTASEAKKLPIQEFHLSRVLQELGLNQEQFVDLCILLGSDYCESIRGIGPKRAVDLIQKHKSIEEIVRRLDPSKYPVPENWLHKEAQQLFLEPEVLDPESVELKWSEPNEEELVKFMCGEKQFSEERIRSGVKRLSKSRQGSTQGRLDDFFKVTGSLSSAKRKEPEPKGPAKKKAKAGGAGKFRRGK; translated from the coding sequence ATGGGAATTCAAGGCCTTGCCAAACTAATTGCTGATGTGGCCCCCAGTGCCATCCGTGAGAATGACATCAAGAGCTACTTTGGTCGCAAAGTGGCCATCGATGCCTCCATGAGCATCTACCAGTTCCTGATAGCTGTTCGTCAGGGTGGGGATGTGCTGCAGAACGAGGAGGGTGAGACCACCAGCCACCTGATGGGCATGTTCTACCGTACCATCCGCATGATGGAGAATGGCATCAAGCCTGTGTATGTCTTTGACGGCAAACCACCACAGCTGAAGTCAGGCGAGCTGGCCAAGCGCAGTGAGAGGCGTGCCGAGGCTGAGAAGCAGCTGCAGCAGGCTCAGGAGgctgggatggaggaggaggtggagaagttCACCAAGCGGCTCGTGAAGGTCACCAAGCAACACAATGATGAGTGCAAACACCTGCTGAGCCTCATGGGCATCCCGTACCTTGATGCACCCAGTGAGGCAGAGGCCAGCTGTGCTGCCCTGGCGAAAGCTGGCAAAGTCTATGCTGCGGCCACAGAGGACATGGACTGCCTCACTTTTGGCAGCCCTGTGCTAATGCGACACTTAACTGCCAGTGAGGCCAAGAAGCTGCCCATCCAAGAGTTCCACCTGAGCCGCGTCCTGCAGGAGCTGGGTCTGAACCAGGAGCAGTTTGTGGATCTGTGCATCCTGCTGGGTAGCGACTACTGCGAGAGTATCCGTGGCATTGGGCCCAAGAGGGCTGTGGATCTCATCCAGAAACATAAAAGCATCGAGGAGATCGTGAGGCGGCTGGACCCCAGCAAGTACCCTGTTCCAGAGAACTGGCTCCACAAGGAAGCCCAGCAGCTCTTCCTGGAGCCGGAAGTACTGGACCCAGAGTCTGTGGAGCTGAAGTGGAGCGAGCCAAATGAAGAAGAGTTGGTCAAATTTATGTGTGGTGAAAAGCAGTTTTCTGAGGAGCGAATTCGCAGTGGGGTCAAGCGGCTGAGTAAGAGCCGCCAGGGCAGCACCCAGGGACGCCTAGATGATTTCTTCAAGGTGACGGGCTCACTCTCCTCAGCTAAGCGCAAGGAGCCAGAACCCAAGGGGCCTGctaagaagaaagcaaaggctgGGGGAGCAGGGAAGTTCAGAAGGGGAAAATAA